A genome region from Bradyrhizobium commune includes the following:
- a CDS encoding flagellar hook-length control protein FliK codes for MPTPISSIVPVSAASPVADAATPDLVLQAGSVVDARVVSVLADNLVRIAIANLSLDVTSEVALTPGQNLQLAVSQNDGTIRLAVVNSAGGTAADQVTLTPTAASLVDSPSLVPSATAARNPLTPSEQVAVTLASAEAVTKQGSQAPLFANLAAVVTGSDLPAGLKQAVLDVLTQQTPLNTALDGADIASAFQKSGLFLEASLAAGVTPSSGAVPDLKAALLVLRQTLAAASGTLEAGVPQTPVQGAARPASTAAAPQAATTAAQVSATVQAAAQPSDAEVAQPAQLPRGAALAAAVLADLATEAPQAALPRTAAAGLAASLLQEVTQNLPRVIGNVPGSNKAVPDGHVFEAAARTTTPPPFRGALPQPQSIASPSLAPDTPLAATVHRLLDDTDAAIARQTLLQVASLPDRVDASGHRIDPTVPQWNFEIPFATPQGTAMAQFEISRDGGGESADPAKRAWRARFSLNVEPTGPVHALITLNGDKTFVRMWAERPATAQQLRAGIGELSQALTKAELKPGDIVVRDGTPPQPLPARAGHFLDRAT; via the coding sequence ATGCCAACGCCGATAAGCTCGATCGTTCCCGTCAGTGCTGCCAGCCCTGTGGCTGATGCGGCGACGCCCGATCTCGTGCTTCAGGCCGGCAGCGTGGTCGACGCCAGGGTGGTCAGCGTGCTCGCCGACAATCTGGTGCGGATCGCGATTGCCAACCTCTCCCTCGACGTGACGTCCGAAGTCGCGCTCACGCCGGGCCAAAACCTTCAGCTCGCGGTGTCGCAGAACGACGGTACGATCCGGCTCGCCGTCGTCAATAGCGCAGGCGGGACGGCGGCCGATCAGGTGACGCTGACGCCCACGGCTGCGTCGCTGGTGGACAGTCCCTCGCTCGTGCCGTCCGCGACCGCGGCGCGCAATCCCCTGACGCCGTCGGAGCAAGTCGCCGTCACATTGGCCTCGGCTGAGGCTGTCACGAAGCAGGGCAGCCAGGCGCCGCTGTTCGCCAACCTCGCCGCGGTCGTCACCGGCAGCGATTTGCCGGCGGGACTGAAGCAGGCGGTGCTTGATGTGCTGACGCAGCAGACGCCGCTCAACACCGCCCTCGACGGCGCGGACATCGCATCCGCATTCCAGAAGTCCGGGCTGTTCCTCGAGGCTTCGCTGGCCGCAGGCGTGACGCCTTCATCGGGAGCAGTGCCGGACCTGAAGGCGGCGCTGCTGGTGCTGCGGCAAACTCTGGCGGCCGCTTCTGGCACGCTCGAGGCCGGCGTGCCGCAGACACCGGTGCAGGGCGCCGCACGACCGGCGAGCACCGCGGCCGCGCCGCAGGCCGCAACGACTGCGGCTCAAGTCTCGGCGACCGTACAGGCGGCCGCGCAGCCATCCGACGCGGAGGTCGCCCAACCAGCACAACTGCCGCGCGGCGCGGCGCTTGCAGCCGCCGTTCTCGCCGACCTCGCGACCGAAGCCCCGCAGGCGGCACTTCCGCGGACAGCGGCCGCGGGCCTTGCCGCGAGCCTGCTGCAAGAGGTCACGCAAAACCTGCCGCGCGTGATCGGCAATGTGCCGGGCTCCAACAAGGCCGTACCTGATGGCCATGTCTTCGAGGCGGCCGCGCGCACGACCACGCCGCCGCCGTTTCGCGGCGCGCTGCCACAGCCGCAATCCATCGCCTCGCCATCGCTTGCGCCGGACACGCCGCTCGCTGCCACCGTGCACCGCCTGCTCGACGACACCGATGCCGCGATCGCGCGGCAGACCTTGCTCCAGGTCGCTTCGCTTCCGGATCGCGTCGATGCCAGCGGGCACCGGATCGACCCGACCGTGCCGCAGTGGAATTTCGAGATCCCCTTCGCGACCCCGCAAGGCACCGCGATGGCGCAATTCGAGATCTCGCGCGATGGCGGTGGCGAGTCGGCCGATCCCGCCAAGCGGGCCTGGCGCGCGCGCTTCTCGCTCAATGTCGAGCCGACCGGCCCCGTGCACGCGCTGATCACGCTCAACGGCGACAAGACCTTCGTGCGGATGTGGGCGGAGCGGCCGGCGACCGCGCAACAGCTCCGTGCCGGCATCGGCGAGCTCAGCCAGGCCCTGACCAAGGCCGAGCTGAAGCCCGGCGACATCGTGGTGCGCGACGGCACCCCGCCGCAGCCGCTACCTGCCCGCGCCGGGCATTTTCTGGATCGCGCCACATGA
- the blaOXA gene encoding class D beta-lactamase, with amino-acid sequence MVVLYSSIRRTFRLLTRRFTLGLFAAAAALPSRAFANVAPPRNEIRESLAKHFTDLGTAGTFVGYKVEDYLIVASDRERSGEGKLPASTFKIPNSLIALETGVVADPDKDVFPWDGVKRPIEAWNKDHTLRSAIAVSAVPVYQEIARRIGQERMQKYVDLFDYGNRDIGGGIDQFWLSGALRIDPIEQIDFVDRLRRRALPISKRSQDLVADILPVTKVGDSVIRAKSGLTGREQGSLGWMVGWAEKGEAHTVFALNMDCPEQRHIEARMSLTQACLADIGAV; translated from the coding sequence ATGGTCGTGCTATATTCCTCAATTCGACGGACGTTTCGCTTGCTGACCCGCCGCTTCACCCTCGGTCTTTTCGCCGCAGCCGCGGCGTTGCCGTCGCGTGCATTTGCCAACGTCGCGCCGCCACGCAACGAGATCCGCGAGAGCCTGGCGAAGCACTTTACCGATCTCGGCACCGCCGGCACCTTCGTCGGCTACAAGGTCGAGGACTATCTGATCGTCGCGAGTGACCGTGAGCGCTCGGGCGAGGGCAAGCTGCCGGCCTCGACCTTCAAGATCCCGAACTCGCTGATCGCGCTCGAGACCGGCGTCGTCGCCGACCCCGACAAGGACGTGTTTCCGTGGGATGGCGTGAAGCGGCCGATCGAAGCCTGGAACAAGGACCACACGCTGCGCAGTGCAATCGCTGTCAGCGCCGTGCCGGTCTATCAGGAGATCGCGCGCCGGATCGGGCAGGAGCGGATGCAGAAATATGTCGATCTGTTCGACTACGGCAATCGCGACATCGGCGGCGGCATCGATCAGTTCTGGCTGTCCGGCGCGCTGCGCATCGATCCGATCGAGCAGATCGATTTCGTCGATCGGCTGCGCCGTCGCGCACTGCCGATCTCCAAGCGCAGCCAGGATCTCGTGGCCGACATCCTGCCGGTGACCAAGGTCGGCGACAGCGTCATCCGCGCCAAGTCGGGATTGACCGGGCGCGAGCAGGGCTCGCTCGGCTGGATGGTCGGCTGGGCCGAGAAGGGCGAGGCACACACCGTGTTCGCGCTCAACATGGACTGTCCCGAACAGCGTCACATCGAGGCGCGCATGAGCCTGACGCAAGCCTGCCTTGCCGATATCGGCGCGGTCTGA
- a CDS encoding DegQ family serine endoprotease produces MFRSICTAVITALCVGFSGHLDPASAQDRRVPSSPAELRLSYAPIVQRVQPAVVNVYAAKVVQNRNPLLDDPIFRRFFGVPGQQQEQVQRSLGSGVIIDASGLVVTNVHVIEGADQVKVSLSDKREFEAEIVLKDPRSDLAVLRLKDTKEKFPALEFTNSDELMVGDVVMAIGNPFGVGQTVTHGIISALARTQVGITDYQFFIQTDAAINPGNSGGALVDMTGKLAGINTAIYSRSGGSQGIGFAIPANMVRVVVASAKSGGKAVKRPWLGAKLQAVTPEIAESLGLRSPTGALVASVVPNGPAAKAGLKSSDLITGIDGQTVDDPNAFDYRFATRPLGGTAQIDVQRGGKPAKLTVGLETAPDAGRNELVITARSPFQGAKVSTITPAVADELHLDADTEGVVITELGDDSPAANVGFQKGDIILAVNNQKIGKTGDLEKAAGASQRLWRITLVRGGQQINVTLGG; encoded by the coding sequence ATGTTTCGATCGATCTGTACGGCCGTCATCACTGCACTTTGCGTAGGCTTTTCGGGCCACCTCGATCCGGCCTCGGCGCAGGACCGGCGCGTGCCCTCGTCGCCAGCCGAGCTGCGGCTCTCTTATGCTCCGATCGTGCAGCGGGTGCAGCCGGCGGTCGTGAATGTCTACGCGGCGAAAGTGGTGCAGAATCGCAACCCGCTGCTGGACGATCCGATCTTCCGCCGCTTCTTTGGCGTTCCGGGCCAGCAACAGGAGCAGGTGCAGCGCTCGCTCGGTTCGGGTGTGATCATCGATGCGTCCGGCCTCGTGGTCACCAACGTCCACGTCATCGAAGGCGCCGACCAGGTCAAGGTGTCGCTGTCGGACAAGCGCGAGTTCGAGGCCGAGATCGTGCTGAAGGATCCGCGCAGCGATCTTGCGGTGTTGCGCCTCAAGGACACGAAAGAGAAGTTTCCGGCTCTCGAATTCACCAATTCTGACGAGCTGATGGTGGGCGACGTCGTGATGGCGATCGGCAATCCCTTCGGTGTCGGCCAGACCGTGACCCACGGCATCATCTCGGCGCTCGCGCGCACACAGGTTGGCATCACCGACTACCAGTTCTTCATCCAGACCGACGCTGCGATCAATCCCGGCAATTCCGGCGGCGCGCTGGTCGACATGACCGGCAAGCTTGCCGGTATCAACACCGCGATCTATTCGCGCTCCGGCGGCTCGCAGGGCATCGGCTTTGCGATTCCCGCCAACATGGTGCGCGTCGTCGTCGCCTCCGCCAAGAGCGGCGGCAAGGCAGTGAAGCGGCCGTGGCTCGGCGCCAAGTTGCAAGCCGTGACGCCCGAGATCGCCGAAAGCCTCGGCCTGCGCTCGCCGACCGGCGCGCTGGTCGCAAGTGTCGTGCCGAACGGCCCCGCGGCGAAGGCGGGCTTGAAATCCTCCGACCTCATCACCGGCATCGATGGCCAGACCGTCGACGACCCTAACGCCTTCGATTATCGGTTCGCCACGCGTCCGCTCGGCGGCACGGCGCAGATCGACGTGCAGCGCGGCGGCAAGCCGGCGAAGCTGACCGTGGGGCTGGAGACCGCGCCTGACGCCGGCCGCAACGAGCTCGTCATCACGGCGCGCTCACCGTTCCAGGGCGCAAAGGTCTCGACCATCACGCCGGCCGTGGCCGACGAGCTGCATCTCGATGCAGACACCGAGGGCGTCGTCATCACCGAGCTCGGCGACGATTCGCCGGCCGCCAATGTCGGCTTCCAGAAGGGTGACATCATCCTCGCCGTCAACAACCAGAAGATCGGAAAGACCGGCGACCTCGAGAAGGCCGCCGGCGCGAGCCAGCGGCTCTGGCGCATTACGCTGGTGCGCGGCGGCCAGCAGATCAACGTCACGCTGGGCGGATGA
- a CDS encoding EscU/YscU/HrcU family type III secretion system export apparatus switch protein: protein MSDDSKLAIALHYEKGSGAPVVVAKGKGTIGAKIVEIAKAHDIPIEENEVLAGALSKVELGEEIPPDLYKAVAEVLVFVLRLSGRAR from the coding sequence ATGAGTGATGACTCCAAGCTCGCGATTGCGCTGCATTACGAGAAGGGGAGCGGCGCGCCTGTGGTCGTCGCCAAGGGCAAGGGCACGATCGGCGCAAAAATCGTCGAGATCGCCAAGGCGCACGACATCCCGATCGAGGAGAACGAGGTGTTGGCCGGCGCGCTGTCCAAGGTCGAGCTCGGCGAGGAGATCCCGCCGGACCTCTACAAGGCCGTCGCCGAGGTGCTGGTGTTCGTGCTGCGGCTGTCGGGCCGGGCGCGGTAG
- a CDS encoding ATP12 family chaperone protein — MRELFDEAAGQPPRDPYEAARQSARTPLRKRFYKEAGVTEAEDGFAITLDGKPIRTPSGRQVAIPSRPLADAVAAEWRAQGETIDPVAMPLTRIANSVVEGVVDRVALVSDDLAKYFESDLLFYRAGHPEGLVAREAAHWDPVLFWAAERLGAHFILSEGVMQVKQPDEAVLAARAALPGDAWSVAALHVVTTLTGSALLALALAHGVRDADQVWAAAHVDEDWNAEKWGVDEEAAVRRAARLKDFQAAVTVLAAAKGP, encoded by the coding sequence ATGCGCGAATTGTTCGATGAAGCTGCGGGCCAGCCCCCGCGCGATCCGTACGAGGCGGCCCGCCAATCGGCGCGCACGCCGCTGCGCAAGCGCTTCTACAAGGAGGCAGGCGTCACTGAAGCCGAGGACGGCTTTGCCATCACGCTCGACGGCAAGCCGATCCGCACGCCCTCCGGCCGCCAGGTCGCGATCCCCTCGCGCCCGCTCGCAGATGCCGTGGCCGCGGAATGGAGGGCCCAGGGCGAGACGATCGATCCCGTGGCCATGCCGCTGACGCGGATCGCCAACAGCGTGGTCGAGGGCGTCGTCGACCGTGTCGCGCTCGTCAGCGACGACCTCGCAAAATACTTCGAGAGCGACCTGCTGTTCTACCGCGCCGGCCACCCCGAGGGCCTGGTCGCCCGCGAGGCCGCGCATTGGGACCCCGTGCTGTTCTGGGCCGCGGAGCGGCTCGGGGCGCATTTCATCCTGTCCGAAGGCGTCATGCAGGTAAAGCAGCCGGACGAGGCCGTTTTGGCCGCGCGCGCCGCGCTCCCCGGCGATGCCTGGTCGGTCGCAGCCCTTCACGTGGTCACGACCCTGACCGGCTCGGCGCTGTTGGCGCTGGCGCTGGCCCATGGTGTGCGCGATGCCGACCAGGTCTGGGCTGCTGCGCATGTCGACGAGGACTGGAACGCGGAGAAATGGGGGGTGGACGAGGAGGCGGCCGTCCGCCGGGCCGCCCGCCTGAAGGATTTCCAGGCCGCGGTGACGGTTTTGGCGGCGGCCAAAGGTCCTTAA
- a CDS encoding RluA family pseudouridine synthase has translation MSRRIKRMNPKPRSRDERDDSRPFKARTAKKAGPRPGGKPGFQPGAKPPRFAGERAERRPPKAAPERAAPAKPVEALLPTKVQTVKVSADENNMRVDRFLEARFPGLSFSHIQRVVRKGELRVDGKRVDSKDRLEEGQSVRIPPLKLDTPKAVGELSEGAQKTLATLKEMTIYEDDDVLVLNKPAGLAVQGGSGMTRHIDQMLEVMRDSKGQKPRLVHRIDRETSGCLLIAKTRFAASHLTGAFRSRSARKTYWALVPGLPKPKQGRISTFLAKEESEDDTIMRIAQHGDEGASHAVTYYAVVETAGNKLTWVSLKPVTGRTHQLRAHMEHIGHPIVGDPKYFNIENWQLPGGLQNRLHLLARRIVIPHPRGGVIDATAPLPPHMQQSWNLLGLDASRFDPIENAPEE, from the coding sequence ATGAGCCGCCGCATCAAGAGAATGAATCCAAAGCCCCGTTCGCGTGACGAGCGCGACGATTCGCGTCCGTTCAAGGCGCGCACAGCGAAGAAGGCCGGGCCGCGGCCGGGCGGTAAGCCAGGCTTCCAACCGGGCGCGAAGCCGCCGCGCTTTGCCGGCGAGCGTGCTGAGCGGCGTCCGCCCAAAGCTGCGCCGGAAAGGGCTGCGCCGGCAAAACCCGTCGAGGCGCTGCTGCCGACCAAGGTCCAGACCGTCAAGGTGTCGGCCGACGAGAACAACATGCGCGTCGATCGTTTCCTCGAGGCGCGCTTTCCCGGTCTGTCGTTCTCGCACATCCAGCGCGTCGTCCGTAAAGGCGAGCTGCGCGTCGACGGCAAGCGCGTCGACAGCAAGGATCGGCTGGAGGAGGGGCAGAGCGTCCGCATTCCGCCGCTGAAGCTCGACACGCCGAAGGCCGTCGGCGAGCTGTCGGAAGGTGCGCAAAAGACGCTTGCTACGCTGAAGGAGATGACGATCTACGAGGATGACGACGTCCTCGTGCTGAACAAGCCCGCTGGCCTCGCCGTTCAGGGCGGCTCGGGCATGACGCGCCACATCGACCAGATGCTGGAGGTGATGCGCGATTCCAAGGGCCAGAAGCCGCGCCTCGTCCACCGTATCGACAGGGAGACGTCGGGCTGTCTCCTGATCGCGAAGACGCGCTTTGCCGCCTCGCATCTGACCGGCGCGTTTCGCTCGCGCTCGGCGCGTAAGACCTATTGGGCGCTGGTGCCGGGTCTGCCGAAGCCGAAGCAGGGCCGTATCTCGACCTTCCTGGCGAAAGAGGAGAGCGAGGACGACACCATCATGCGCATCGCCCAGCATGGCGACGAGGGCGCAAGCCACGCGGTGACCTACTACGCGGTGGTCGAGACCGCCGGCAACAAGCTGACCTGGGTGTCGCTGAAGCCGGTGACGGGCCGCACCCACCAGCTCCGCGCCCACATGGAACATATTGGCCATCCCATTGTCGGCGATCCCAAATATTTCAACATCGAGAACTGGCAGTTGCCGGGCGGCCTGCAAAACCGGCTGCACCTGCTCGCACGCCGCATCGTGATCCCGCATCCGCGCGGCGGCGTGATCGATGCCACCGCGCCCTTGCCGCCGCACATGCAGCAGTCGTGGAATTTGCTGGGGCTCGACGCGAGCCGGTTCGATCCGATCGAGAACGCTCCGGAAGAGTAG
- a CDS encoding replication-associated recombination protein A produces MSPKRPQETPTLFAAAGLDHDAPHPLPDRLRPRELSEVVGQDHILGPDGALTRMLETRTLGSLVFWGPPGTGKTTVARLLADATDLHFEQISAVFSGVADLKKAFDAARARREMGTGTLLFVDEVHRFNRAQQDSFLPVMEDGTVVMVGATTENPSFELNAALLSRARVLVFRSLDAAAIEKLFAHAEEVEGRKLPLDAEARAVLVRMADGDGRASLTLAEEVWRSARADEIFNAAQLQDILQRRAPIYDKSADGHYNLISALHKSVRGSDPDAALYYLARMLDAGEDPLFLARRVVRMAVEDIGLADPQALVIANAAKDAFDFLGHPEGELAIAQAVVYLATAPKSNAVYTAFGTAMQVAKQAGSLLPPKHILNSPTKLMKSEGYGAAYEYDHDTPDAFSGQDYFPEALGRQTFYDPPERGFEREIRKRLDYWAKLRKERGGSR; encoded by the coding sequence ATGAGTCCGAAGCGACCACAGGAGACGCCAACTCTCTTTGCCGCGGCGGGGCTCGACCACGACGCTCCGCATCCGCTGCCGGACCGTTTGCGGCCGCGCGAATTGTCGGAGGTGGTGGGCCAGGATCACATCCTTGGTCCCGACGGCGCGTTGACGCGCATGCTGGAGACGCGCACGCTCGGCTCGCTGGTGTTCTGGGGCCCGCCCGGCACCGGCAAGACCACGGTGGCGCGGCTGCTGGCAGACGCGACCGACCTGCATTTCGAGCAGATATCAGCGGTGTTCTCTGGCGTCGCCGACCTGAAGAAGGCCTTCGATGCCGCACGCGCCCGCCGCGAGATGGGCACCGGCACGCTGCTGTTCGTCGACGAGGTGCACCGCTTCAACCGCGCCCAGCAGGACTCGTTTCTGCCGGTGATGGAGGACGGCACGGTGGTGATGGTCGGCGCCACCACCGAAAACCCGTCCTTCGAGCTCAACGCGGCGCTTCTGTCGCGCGCCCGTGTGCTGGTGTTTCGTTCGCTCGATGCCGCCGCGATCGAAAAACTGTTCGCGCATGCCGAGGAGGTCGAGGGCCGCAAGCTGCCGCTCGATGCCGAGGCGCGCGCCGTGCTGGTGCGCATGGCCGATGGCGATGGCAGGGCCTCGCTGACGCTCGCCGAAGAGGTCTGGCGGTCGGCAAGGGCGGACGAGATTTTCAACGCCGCGCAGTTGCAGGACATCCTGCAGCGTCGCGCGCCGATCTACGACAAATCCGCCGACGGCCATTACAATCTGATCTCGGCGCTGCATAAGTCGGTGCGCGGCTCCGATCCGGACGCTGCGCTGTATTATCTCGCGCGCATGCTCGATGCCGGCGAGGATCCGCTGTTTCTCGCGCGCCGCGTCGTGCGCATGGCGGTCGAGGACATCGGGCTTGCCGATCCGCAGGCGCTCGTGATTGCGAATGCGGCGAAAGACGCCTTCGACTTCCTCGGCCATCCCGAAGGCGAGCTCGCGATCGCGCAGGCCGTGGTCTATCTCGCCACCGCGCCGAAATCGAACGCGGTCTATACGGCCTTCGGCACGGCGATGCAGGTCGCCAAACAGGCCGGCTCGCTGCTTCCGCCAAAGCACATCCTGAATTCGCCGACCAAGCTGATGAAGTCCGAGGGCTACGGCGCAGCTTACGAATACGACCACGACACGCCGGATGCCTTCTCTGGCCAGGACTACTTCCCGGAAGCGCTGGGCCGCCAGACTTTCTACGATCCGCCCGAGCGCGGTTTTGAGCGAGAGATCCGGAAACGGCTGGATTATTGGGCCAAGCTGCGGAAAGAGCGGGGCGGCTCGCGCTAG